The following are encoded together in the Corynebacterium jeikeium genome:
- a CDS encoding zf-HC2 domain-containing protein — protein sequence MDCQAVRTSMSARLDGETAELSDDLVDAHLAACEDCQRWYSTVTALGRRMNVSATPTEGEPATEPGDEQKAALLAQVLEQADHNPQISGGLRRRQLPLLFGRSALVIVALVYVVWGLSMLFGPPLGDDADSSQLRLVSDAATMRFALAGGLLWAAWRPKAASAVLPIYLGLWGFGLGFATREIVLSMVGEEGSLTTLWLLLVHLAAVVALVVVWAGRQNVFMPLQQSFRALMAQPVHFSPSDARRNSTFELGQPRPRGWD from the coding sequence ATGGACTGTCAAGCGGTCAGGACTTCGATGTCCGCCCGGCTCGACGGCGAAACCGCCGAGCTGTCCGACGACCTGGTCGACGCGCACCTTGCCGCCTGCGAGGACTGCCAGCGCTGGTATTCCACCGTCACCGCGCTGGGCCGCCGGATGAACGTCTCCGCCACCCCGACCGAAGGTGAGCCTGCGACGGAGCCGGGCGACGAGCAGAAGGCTGCGCTGCTCGCACAAGTTCTGGAGCAGGCCGATCACAACCCACAGATCAGCGGGGGACTGCGCCGCCGTCAGTTGCCTTTGCTCTTTGGGCGCTCCGCCCTTGTCATCGTGGCGCTGGTCTATGTTGTGTGGGGCCTGTCGATGTTGTTTGGCCCGCCCCTTGGGGATGACGCCGACTCGTCCCAACTCCGTCTGGTCTCCGACGCGGCAACGATGCGCTTTGCACTGGCCGGTGGCCTTCTGTGGGCGGCTTGGCGCCCGAAGGCGGCCTCGGCGGTTTTGCCTATCTATCTGGGGCTATGGGGTTTCGGATTAGGGTTCGCAACCCGGGAGATCGTGCTGAGCATGGTCGGGGAAGAAGGCAGCCTGACTACCCTATGGCTTCTGCTGGTGCATCTTGCAGCGGTCGTGGCTCTGGTCGTGGTGTGGGCCGGTAGGCAAAACGTGTTCATGCCGTTGCAGCAGTCTTTCCGCGCGCTGATGGCCCAGCCGGTGCACTTCAGCCCCAGCGATGCCCGACGTAACTCCACCTTTGAGCTTGGTCAGCCGCGCCCGCGGGGCTGGGACTAA
- a CDS encoding DoxX family protein produces MLNHPAARDAALLLLRLVTGVIFIAHGWKKVFIDGMSGVTGTIATFDRLHIPQPKVSAWAAASFEMLGGAMLIVGLLTTAVAGLFAIYSALVLYFVHWSNGFFVTDGGMEFVLLLVVSLMMIVVFGAGRASLDRALSRFG; encoded by the coding sequence ATGCTGAACCACCCTGCAGCGCGTGACGCGGCTTTGCTGCTACTGCGCCTTGTCACCGGCGTGATCTTCATTGCCCACGGCTGGAAGAAGGTCTTTATCGACGGCATGAGCGGAGTAACCGGCACCATCGCCACCTTCGACCGCCTGCACATTCCGCAGCCGAAAGTCAGCGCCTGGGCGGCCGCCAGCTTCGAGATGCTCGGCGGCGCAATGCTCATCGTTGGTTTGCTGACCACGGCAGTTGCCGGACTATTCGCCATCTACAGCGCATTGGTGCTGTACTTCGTGCACTGGTCCAACGGTTTTTTCGTCACCGATGGGGGCATGGAGTTTGTGCTGCTCCTGGTCGTCTCGCTTATGATGATTGTTGTTTTCGGCGCGGGACGCGCGAGCCTGGATAGGGCACTGTCGCGCTTCGGCTGA
- the glpR gene encoding gephyrin-like molybdotransferase receptor GlpR: protein MSGSLLLIAAVWLVLLAPLLLRNQKPVRRTAQALSETRVLHRGGSTLKAKRKLKPAEGLYMSSDDEELELVDAEPEYVLLEDEDSVSDAKSGNARGLRALMTTKDSDEQNKGSKGAEATEIVDGEVVDGEVVDAEVADAEATDAEATDAQAEDAAEGESGESSEKVVAAAAAGSAVRYTAQDEMDTGEFSPVKKAQMSAETADVAAEHTEEAGPTEQAQQSEDQAEEQVEEQAEEQSARQAAYAAVPTGYVRGGDVKASPDLVDHVDAAPEGKNLDILEESDELSEADLKYLAARRGRGVYDPVASARLARERQNRRKKVLLVLLALCVLTFGASLALGSGVWLTFVAMVAFTAFYLVMLRRQAIEERELRHRRLVRMRRARLGVRNTEDDELGVPDRLIRPGAVILETDEDDPAFSNLEYADGSDFFDLPGGGPDTNGPSASGSDKEYIDPRSGIRAV from the coding sequence GTGTCCGGCTCCCTTTTGCTCATTGCCGCCGTCTGGTTGGTGCTTTTGGCGCCGCTTTTGCTGCGCAACCAAAAACCCGTGCGACGGACTGCCCAGGCACTGAGTGAAACCCGCGTGCTGCATAGGGGTGGAAGCACGCTGAAGGCGAAGCGCAAGCTCAAGCCCGCCGAAGGGCTGTACATGTCCTCCGATGACGAGGAGCTGGAGCTGGTCGACGCTGAGCCCGAGTACGTTCTGCTGGAAGACGAAGATTCCGTGTCCGACGCGAAGTCGGGCAATGCGCGTGGTCTGCGGGCGCTGATGACCACGAAGGATAGCGACGAGCAAAACAAGGGAAGTAAGGGCGCCGAGGCTACCGAGATCGTTGATGGGGAAGTCGTTGACGGCGAGGTAGTAGACGCTGAAGTGGCTGACGCAGAGGCGACTGACGCGGAGGCGACTGACGCCCAAGCGGAGGACGCGGCCGAGGGAGAGTCCGGCGAGAGCTCCGAAAAGGTCGTAGCGGCGGCTGCAGCGGGCAGCGCAGTGCGCTACACCGCTCAGGATGAGATGGACACCGGCGAGTTCTCCCCGGTGAAGAAGGCGCAGATGAGCGCCGAAACTGCGGACGTAGCTGCTGAGCACACTGAGGAGGCTGGACCGACTGAGCAGGCCCAGCAGTCTGAGGACCAGGCCGAAGAGCAGGTCGAAGAGCAGGCTGAAGAACAGAGCGCCCGCCAAGCCGCATACGCCGCAGTCCCGACTGGGTACGTGCGCGGCGGGGACGTGAAGGCGTCACCAGATTTGGTAGACCACGTCGATGCAGCCCCGGAGGGCAAGAACCTGGACATCCTCGAGGAGTCCGACGAGCTGAGCGAGGCCGATCTGAAGTACCTGGCCGCCCGTCGCGGCCGCGGCGTGTACGACCCAGTGGCCTCCGCGCGCCTGGCCCGCGAACGCCAGAACCGCCGCAAGAAGGTGCTGCTGGTACTGCTGGCTCTGTGCGTGCTGACCTTCGGCGCCAGCCTGGCTCTGGGCAGCGGCGTGTGGCTGACCTTCGTGGCCATGGTTGCCTTCACTGCCTTCTACCTGGTGATGCTCCGCCGCCAGGCCATCGAGGAGCGCGAGCTGCGCCACCGCCGCCTGGTGCGTATGCGCCGCGCCCGCCTGGGTGTGCGCAACACGGAGGACGACGAGCTGGGCGTGCCGGATCGCCTGATCCGCCCGGGCGCCGTGATCCTGGAGACCGACGAAGACGACCCGGCCTTCAGCAACCTGGAGTACGCCGACGGCAGTGACTTCTTCGACCTTCCGGGTGGGGGTCCGGACACGAACGGACCATCCGCTTCCGGCTCGGACAAGGAATACATCGATCCGCGCTCCGGCATCCGCGCGGTCTAG
- a CDS encoding GNAT family N-acetyltransferase: MLHRLRAAFAPAAVPEQHTRTVLSRGHSHGDLNDAPAGLPVALRPVRATDGERWSAARIEDQQLLQPFEPTVQGDWATAHSPQAWRKTFHNLQILSADRVLVPMVIDIDGEFAGQLTIGNIQYGTVSSAWIGYWVHSRFQGQGVATAAVALGVDLGMQVVGLHRIEATVMPENVASRKVLEKTGFRIEGHLQRNLHINGEWRDHLLVAQTQEEVAPEGVVRTLVNRGILGLAVNRN; encoded by the coding sequence GTGCTTCACCGACTGCGTGCTGCCTTCGCCCCCGCCGCGGTGCCCGAGCAGCACACGCGCACCGTTTTAAGTCGCGGGCACTCTCATGGAGATCTTAATGACGCCCCCGCCGGACTGCCGGTAGCTCTGCGCCCCGTGCGCGCCACAGACGGGGAGAGGTGGAGCGCAGCGCGGATTGAAGACCAGCAACTATTGCAACCCTTTGAGCCGACCGTGCAAGGGGACTGGGCGACAGCGCACAGCCCACAGGCTTGGAGGAAAACTTTCCACAACCTGCAGATTCTGTCTGCCGACCGCGTGTTGGTGCCGATGGTCATCGACATTGATGGGGAGTTTGCGGGTCAGCTGACGATCGGCAACATCCAATATGGAACAGTATCCAGCGCCTGGATCGGCTACTGGGTGCACTCGCGTTTCCAAGGCCAAGGCGTAGCTACCGCGGCGGTAGCGCTGGGGGTGGACTTGGGAATGCAGGTAGTGGGGCTGCACAGGATAGAAGCTACGGTCATGCCGGAGAACGTGGCGTCCAGAAAGGTACTGGAGAAAACCGGCTTCCGCATCGAAGGGCACCTGCAGCGAAACCTGCACATCAACGGCGAATGGCGGGACCACCTACTGGTAGCACAGACGCAGGAGGAAGTAGCTCCGGAAGGGGTGGTTCGCACGCTGGTGAACCGCGGAATCTTGGGGTTGGCTGTGAACCGAAACTAG
- the glp gene encoding gephyrin-like molybdotransferase Glp: protein MRSVEEQLAIITSAAVTPEPVRIAITETLGLRCAERVEGTEPLPGFDQAAIDGYAVRSVDIRQALAAARSGDFDRDPEDAPATEKATESTGGVKETLPIVGDVTAGSLRPIRLQPRQAVRVEMGAPLPTLADSVLPLDWVEKEGRKIRPLEAIASGEFVHRKGSDVQPGDVVVEEGAVIGAAQVGLLAAVGRSKVLVYPRPRLSVLSFGRELLDIDRDPAVGQVYDVNSYALAAAAREAGADVHRVGILSGEPRKMREVLESQLLRSEVVVISGAVGGAASDELREILSEMGEMDIQRIAMHPGSVMGFGTLGQDKVPTFLLPANPSAALVAFEVMVRPLVQLIRGRRQATRRVVPARTIAGIASAPGRRGFIRGQLMRDRETREFLVDPLGAVNGGEPTHLLGSHGQANCLIVVPSDVTDVAPGQVVDVLFLSNKD from the coding sequence ATGCGATCGGTCGAAGAACAGCTGGCAATTATCACCTCTGCGGCGGTGACCCCTGAGCCAGTGCGCATCGCCATTACCGAGACCCTGGGGCTGCGTTGCGCCGAAAGGGTCGAGGGCACGGAACCGTTGCCCGGATTCGACCAAGCTGCCATTGACGGGTATGCCGTCCGCAGTGTGGATATTCGTCAAGCGCTGGCCGCTGCCCGGAGTGGCGACTTCGACCGAGACCCCGAAGATGCCCCAGCTACGGAGAAGGCTACAGAGAGCACCGGCGGAGTAAAGGAAACCCTGCCGATCGTCGGTGACGTAACCGCCGGCTCTCTGCGCCCGATCCGTTTGCAGCCGCGCCAGGCTGTACGCGTGGAAATGGGCGCACCGCTGCCCACCCTGGCGGATTCTGTACTACCGCTGGACTGGGTGGAAAAGGAAGGCCGTAAGATTCGCCCGCTGGAGGCCATCGCTTCTGGTGAATTCGTACACAGGAAGGGCTCCGACGTGCAGCCCGGCGATGTGGTTGTCGAGGAAGGCGCCGTCATCGGCGCCGCCCAGGTTGGTCTGCTGGCTGCCGTGGGGCGATCTAAGGTTCTGGTCTACCCTCGCCCGCGCCTTTCGGTACTATCCTTCGGCCGTGAATTGCTAGACATCGACCGCGATCCGGCGGTGGGCCAGGTCTACGACGTGAACTCTTACGCACTGGCCGCCGCCGCTCGCGAGGCCGGTGCGGACGTGCACCGCGTGGGTATCCTCAGCGGCGAGCCGCGTAAAATGCGCGAGGTTTTGGAAAGCCAGCTTCTGCGCTCCGAGGTCGTGGTTATCTCCGGTGCAGTGGGCGGCGCGGCTAGCGACGAATTGCGGGAAATTCTGTCCGAGATGGGGGAGATGGACATCCAGCGCATCGCCATGCACCCCGGCTCCGTCATGGGCTTCGGCACGCTGGGGCAGGACAAGGTTCCTACCTTCCTGCTTCCGGCCAATCCCTCTGCCGCGCTGGTGGCCTTCGAGGTTATGGTGCGCCCCCTGGTGCAGCTTATCCGTGGCCGGCGTCAAGCTACCCGCCGTGTGGTACCTGCCCGCACGATCGCCGGTATTGCTTCGGCGCCTGGCCGCCGGGGCTTTATCCGCGGTCAGCTGATGCGCGACCGGGAGACCCGCGAGTTTTTGGTAGATCCCCTGGGTGCGGTGAACGGTGGCGAGCCAACCCACCTACTGGGAAGCCATGGGCAGGCCAACTGCCTGATCGTAGTGCCGTCCGATGTGACTGACGTGGCACCGGGCCAGGTTGTGGACGTGTTGTTCCTCAGCAACAAGGATTAG
- a CDS encoding UTP--glucose-1-phosphate uridylyltransferase yields the protein MTSSPTISTSEQAALRTVVVPAAGLGTRFLPATKTVPKELLPVVDTPGIELIAKEAADAGADRLAIVTAPKKGGVLGHFDTDEELERTLEQRNKTDQLNKVRATDGLIDVVAVEQEKPLGLGHAIGLAEQVLDEDEDCFAVMLPDDLVLPMGVMEKMLAVRKQYGGSVLCAFEVPREETSNYGVFEIDEADHADVKIVKGMVEKPAVEDAPSNFVATGRYLLDRQVFDALRRTKPGKGGEIQITDAIELMITEGHPVHIIVHHGLRHDLGNPGGYIRACVDFALQNETYGPSLKTWLRERLDQENEN from the coding sequence ATGACTTCTAGCCCTACGATCTCCACGTCCGAGCAAGCCGCACTGCGTACCGTCGTGGTCCCGGCTGCCGGGCTCGGAACCCGCTTCCTGCCAGCCACCAAAACTGTCCCGAAAGAGTTGCTGCCCGTCGTAGACACTCCCGGGATCGAACTGATCGCGAAGGAAGCCGCTGACGCGGGTGCAGACCGCTTGGCCATCGTGACGGCTCCGAAGAAGGGTGGGGTGCTCGGCCACTTTGATACCGATGAAGAGCTGGAACGCACACTTGAACAGCGCAATAAGACCGACCAGCTAAACAAGGTGCGCGCTACCGACGGCCTGATCGACGTAGTGGCTGTCGAGCAGGAGAAGCCGCTCGGACTGGGGCACGCCATTGGGCTGGCCGAGCAGGTGCTAGATGAAGACGAAGACTGCTTCGCCGTCATGCTGCCGGATGATCTGGTGCTGCCGATGGGCGTGATGGAGAAGATGCTTGCTGTGCGCAAGCAGTATGGCGGATCCGTGCTGTGTGCCTTCGAAGTGCCGCGGGAGGAGACCAGCAACTACGGAGTTTTCGAGATCGACGAGGCGGACCACGCCGATGTGAAGATCGTTAAGGGCATGGTTGAAAAACCTGCCGTAGAAGATGCTCCGTCCAACTTCGTGGCCACCGGACGCTACCTGCTAGACCGGCAGGTATTCGATGCACTGCGCCGCACGAAGCCCGGCAAGGGTGGGGAAATCCAGATCACCGATGCCATCGAGCTGATGATCACCGAAGGCCACCCCGTGCACATCATTGTCCACCACGGTCTGCGCCATGACTTGGGAAACCCGGGTGGGTACATTCGGGCTTGTGTCGATTTCGCTCTCCAGAATGAGACATATGGCCCCAGCCTGAAAACCTGGCTGCGCGAGCGCCTCGATCAGGAAAACGAAAACTAG
- a CDS encoding 5-formyltetrahydrofolate cyclo-ligase has product MTTTTELKKRTRAKVRAARTHRVDERPSRDRNIQAHLLDALAKLPCAPSTIGAYVPLPNEPGGADLPDVLARTGARVLLPRVVRGDAPSLEWVEYQPDNPNLAEGTWGILEPVGEPVGNSESNAVHTFPTCVDVIVTPALSIDYHGIRLGQGGGFYDRTLANRPAHVKVWAVVDHEEFTRDVPCQDHDLVVDAVVNDLGYFPIF; this is encoded by the coding sequence ATGACCACTACCACTGAGTTAAAAAAGCGCACCCGGGCAAAGGTGCGAGCTGCCCGTACCCACCGCGTCGACGAGCGCCCTTCCCGCGACCGGAACATCCAGGCTCACCTCCTGGACGCTCTCGCAAAACTCCCCTGCGCGCCTTCCACCATCGGCGCCTATGTCCCTCTCCCCAATGAGCCCGGCGGTGCGGACCTTCCCGATGTCCTGGCGCGCACGGGAGCGCGGGTATTGCTCCCTCGCGTTGTTCGTGGTGACGCCCCCAGCCTCGAATGGGTCGAATATCAACCGGACAACCCAAACCTTGCCGAAGGGACGTGGGGAATACTCGAGCCGGTGGGCGAGCCAGTAGGCAACTCGGAAAGTAATGCAGTTCACACTTTTCCAACATGCGTAGATGTAATAGTTACGCCTGCTCTGTCGATTGATTATCATGGGATACGGCTCGGACAGGGCGGTGGTTTCTATGATCGAACTCTTGCCAATCGCCCAGCACACGTGAAAGTGTGGGCAGTGGTGGATCACGAAGAATTCACCCGCGACGTTCCCTGCCAAGACCACGATCTGGTCGTAGACGCTGTGGTCAACGATCTCGGATACTTCCCCATTTTCTAA
- the mscL gene encoding large conductance mechanosensitive channel protein MscL codes for MLEGFKKFIMRGNVMELAVAVIIGGAFTAIVTAFTSGIVEPLLAAVGGSPEFGMGFHLREGNDATFVNIGAVLTAAVNFLIIAAVIYFLMIMPMNKLAEMNARRKGIEPEEAAATETELLAEIRDLLLEQRGGEAEPTGKHAEN; via the coding sequence ATGCTTGAGGGTTTTAAGAAGTTCATCATGCGCGGCAACGTCATGGAACTTGCCGTAGCCGTCATCATCGGCGGTGCCTTCACCGCCATCGTCACTGCTTTCACCAGCGGCATCGTCGAGCCGCTCCTGGCCGCAGTCGGCGGCTCCCCCGAGTTCGGAATGGGCTTCCACCTCCGCGAGGGCAACGATGCAACGTTCGTCAACATCGGCGCTGTCCTGACTGCTGCCGTTAACTTCCTGATCATCGCTGCCGTCATCTACTTCCTGATGATCATGCCGATGAACAAGCTGGCTGAGATGAACGCTCGCCGCAAGGGCATCGAGCCGGAGGAGGCTGCAGCTACCGAGACCGAGCTGCTGGCCGAGATCCGCGACCTGCTGCTGGAGCAGCGTGGTGGCGAAGCAGAGCCGACCGGCAAGCACGCAGAAAACTAA
- a CDS encoding MogA/MoaB family molybdenum cofactor biosynthesis protein produces MPAQKAKEESADINADIGKVMAMSSVDHAQVDRLAEEIPEPDDSLFHSLDAQERNREQLSSEPPLHAMVVLVTDFPEEKAKNGELVAELLAEEGFLVDAVLSVESRKSAIRKVIQTAVVGGADLVVTIGGTGTGPRDKTPEATRAELDRKVPGIAEALRSSGLAANSLDAGLSRGVAGISGSTVVVNIAGSRGAIRDGMATLGPLVRHVVDDMNNRA; encoded by the coding sequence ATGCCAGCTCAGAAGGCTAAGGAAGAGTCTGCGGACATCAACGCTGACATCGGCAAGGTCATGGCAATGAGTTCTGTCGACCACGCGCAGGTGGACCGGCTGGCAGAGGAAATCCCGGAGCCAGATGACTCGCTGTTCCACTCCTTGGACGCCCAGGAGCGCAACCGTGAGCAATTGAGCAGCGAGCCTCCTCTACACGCCATGGTCGTGCTCGTTACCGACTTCCCGGAGGAGAAGGCCAAGAACGGCGAACTGGTCGCGGAGCTGCTGGCAGAGGAGGGCTTCCTGGTCGATGCTGTACTCAGCGTCGAGTCTCGTAAGTCCGCGATCCGCAAGGTCATTCAGACTGCTGTTGTCGGCGGCGCGGATTTGGTCGTCACCATCGGCGGTACTGGCACTGGCCCGCGCGATAAGACCCCGGAGGCCACCCGCGCCGAGCTGGACCGTAAGGTTCCCGGCATCGCGGAGGCTCTGCGCTCCTCTGGCCTGGCGGCTAACTCACTGGACGCGGGTCTGTCCCGCGGCGTAGCCGGTATCTCTGGCTCGACTGTGGTGGTCAACATCGCTGGCTCCCGCGGGGCGATCCGCGATGGCATGGCGACCCTTGGACCTCTGGTGCGCCACGTTGTCGACGATATGAACAACCGGGCCTAG
- a CDS encoding S1C family serine protease yields MDEREQNMGENYSGDGQRMPGAPDFSNSGQKPGQGDGRPQGGVHRDHMRWNGQQEQTQEPATQVGPAVQPSSQPFPEQQAPQQYPQPTSVQAPPSAPGQASFADPYQPQLSSQPQEKKRWSTPAVAALLLAGAVVASAVTYVGMDSINDNKTSNNATSSFDNSSSSSKSSEEKNASNPVKPGSTTDVANKVLPSVVSIRVTTSRGGDEGSGSVISSDGLILTNNHVVAGAQGGRAKMEVTLNDGRSLEAEVVATDPQTDIAVIKAKNVTDLQPIEFGDSDKVNVGEDVMAIGSPLGLSATVTTGIVSAKNRPVQASGEDGGEASLIDAIQTDASINPGNSGGALVDMEGKLIGIPSVIASTGGREVAGSIGLGFAIPINQTERISKQLIDNGKAEHPIIGAKVDTRSSENGAVIADVNKDSPADKAGLKKGDLVTHVDDRRVDSGVGLIAAIRSHAVGDKVKLKVKEGPDGKEREVELTLTTAE; encoded by the coding sequence ATGGACGAAAGGGAACAAAACATGGGCGAGAACTACTCGGGGGATGGGCAACGGATGCCCGGAGCACCGGACTTTTCTAACAGCGGCCAAAAGCCGGGGCAAGGGGACGGCAGGCCACAGGGGGGAGTTCACCGGGACCACATGCGCTGGAACGGCCAGCAAGAGCAGACACAGGAGCCGGCGACACAGGTGGGCCCGGCGGTGCAGCCTAGCTCCCAACCTTTCCCAGAGCAGCAGGCCCCGCAGCAGTACCCACAGCCGACATCCGTGCAGGCTCCGCCGTCGGCACCGGGACAGGCATCTTTTGCAGACCCCTATCAGCCCCAGTTGAGCAGTCAGCCGCAGGAAAAGAAGCGCTGGTCCACGCCGGCCGTTGCGGCACTGCTGCTAGCGGGTGCTGTTGTTGCTTCCGCCGTCACGTACGTGGGCATGGACTCGATCAACGACAACAAAACCAGCAACAATGCCACTTCCTCCTTTGATAACTCCAGTAGTTCGAGCAAGTCTTCGGAGGAGAAGAATGCGTCCAATCCGGTGAAGCCCGGCAGTACCACCGACGTTGCCAATAAGGTCCTGCCCTCTGTGGTTTCCATCAGAGTTACGACATCCCGGGGCGGAGACGAGGGCTCCGGCTCAGTTATCTCCTCCGACGGATTGATCCTCACGAACAATCACGTGGTCGCGGGAGCCCAGGGCGGGCGGGCAAAAATGGAGGTTACCCTCAACGACGGCCGTAGCCTCGAGGCGGAAGTGGTGGCCACTGACCCGCAGACCGATATTGCGGTGATCAAGGCAAAGAACGTCACGGATCTGCAGCCCATTGAGTTCGGTGACTCGGACAAGGTGAACGTCGGCGAGGACGTAATGGCGATTGGTTCTCCACTGGGGCTGTCAGCCACGGTCACTACCGGCATCGTTTCGGCGAAGAACCGTCCCGTACAGGCTTCCGGTGAGGATGGCGGTGAGGCATCCTTGATCGACGCGATCCAGACTGATGCCTCCATCAATCCCGGTAATTCCGGCGGAGCCTTGGTGGACATGGAGGGCAAGCTTATCGGCATCCCATCCGTCATTGCCTCTACCGGCGGCAGGGAAGTAGCAGGTTCCATCGGTCTGGGCTTCGCCATCCCGATCAACCAGACAGAGCGAATTTCCAAGCAACTTATCGATAATGGCAAGGCTGAGCACCCAATCATCGGTGCGAAGGTCGATACGCGCTCTAGCGAAAATGGTGCCGTCATCGCGGACGTGAACAAGGACAGTCCCGCGGACAAGGCAGGCTTGAAGAAGGGTGATCTTGTTACTCACGTCGACGACCGACGAGTGGATTCGGGTGTAGGGCTAATCGCAGCAATCCGCTCGCACGCTGTGGGCGACAAGGTAAAGCTGAAGGTCAAGGAAGGCCCCGATGGCAAGGAGCGCGAGGTCGAGCTGACGCTCACAACCGCCGAGTAA
- a CDS encoding HAMP domain-containing sensor histidine kinase yields MRGLSLRTRLAALTAIVVMLCIAIITVSSYATVKQVLSQEMDKTLQTQAQAYIDSGFEFPVSETGEGEDYRPRFFDSDNNMSVLIVPADQAGRRADVRKFEGILNPDEISVLVGDDPYTFESEGDKRSFAIGALDGRVIVLRLDIAFTNQTLESLWLVLILIAVTGFVASIIAGIAVANSGIQPITRLRRAADEVSRTGELRQIPVYSHDELGSLTDSFNNMMNALQNAQTKQKNLVADASHELKTPLTSLRTNIELLMLASQRKDGEGPGISEEDRKDLERDVIAQIDEMSGLIGDLVDLAREDSNPEVLTTVEVSELINLGIERVQRRRPDVTFDAHLIEWHLQGDSFALSRALLNLLDNAAKWSPEGGVVRVWMQPIVSEEGGAAGSDAEAPAHQEVEIRVADSGPGIPKEDRENVFDRFYRSIQARSMPGSGLGLAIVKQVIERHHGVIVADESDDGGALMRVVLPGEPS; encoded by the coding sequence GTGCGCGGATTATCCCTGCGCACGCGGCTGGCGGCCCTTACGGCCATAGTGGTGATGCTGTGTATCGCCATCATCACCGTCTCCTCCTACGCCACCGTGAAACAAGTTCTGTCGCAGGAGATGGATAAGACACTGCAGACGCAAGCGCAGGCCTACATCGATTCGGGCTTTGAGTTTCCGGTCAGCGAGACCGGGGAGGGGGAGGACTACCGCCCCCGCTTCTTTGATTCCGATAACAACATGAGCGTTCTTATCGTGCCTGCCGACCAAGCCGGGCGACGGGCGGACGTGCGCAAATTTGAGGGCATACTCAACCCTGACGAGATTTCCGTGCTCGTCGGTGACGATCCCTATACTTTCGAATCGGAGGGTGACAAGCGGAGTTTTGCTATCGGTGCCTTGGACGGCCGTGTAATTGTGCTGCGGCTGGACATCGCCTTTACCAACCAGACGCTCGAATCCCTCTGGTTGGTTTTGATCCTCATTGCGGTGACTGGCTTTGTTGCATCCATCATTGCGGGTATCGCAGTGGCGAACTCTGGTATTCAACCGATTACCCGGCTCCGACGCGCGGCCGACGAGGTTTCCCGCACTGGCGAGCTGCGGCAGATCCCCGTCTACTCCCACGATGAGCTCGGGTCCCTTACGGACTCGTTCAACAACATGATGAATGCGCTCCAGAATGCGCAGACTAAGCAGAAGAACCTCGTTGCGGATGCCTCGCACGAGCTCAAGACACCGTTGACTTCGCTGCGCACAAACATAGAGCTACTGATGTTGGCGTCACAAAGAAAAGACGGTGAAGGTCCCGGCATCAGTGAGGAAGACCGCAAGGACCTAGAGCGCGACGTGATCGCGCAGATTGACGAGATGAGCGGGCTGATCGGCGACCTTGTGGATTTGGCTCGTGAAGACTCGAATCCGGAAGTCCTAACCACCGTCGAAGTCTCCGAGCTCATCAACCTGGGGATCGAGCGCGTGCAGCGACGCCGCCCGGATGTGACCTTCGACGCGCACCTGATCGAGTGGCACCTGCAGGGAGATTCCTTTGCCCTGTCCCGAGCCTTGCTGAATTTGCTGGACAACGCTGCGAAATGGTCACCGGAGGGCGGTGTGGTGCGCGTGTGGATGCAGCCGATTGTGAGCGAGGAAGGTGGCGCTGCGGGTTCCGATGCCGAAGCTCCAGCGCACCAGGAAGTGGAGATTCGAGTGGCGGATTCCGGGCCCGGTATCCCGAAGGAAGACCGTGAGAATGTCTTCGACCGCTTCTACCGCTCGATCCAGGCGCGTTCGATGCCTGGTTCCGGCCTGGGGCTAGCGATCGTCAAGCAGGTTATCGAGCGCCACCACGGGGTGATCGTTGCCGATGAGTCGGATGACGGAGGTGCCCTGATGCGCGTAGTGCTCCCGGGGGAGCCGAGCTAG